NNNNNNNNNNNNNNNNNNNNNNNNNNNNNNNNNNNNNNNNNNNNNNNNNNNNNNNNNNNNNNNNNNNNNNNNNNNNNNNNNNNNNNNNNNNNNNNNNNNNNNNNNNNNNNNNNNNNNNNNNNNNNNNNNNNNNNNNNNNNNNNNNNNNNNNNNNNNNNNNNNNNNNNNNNNNNNNNNNNNNNNNNNNNNNNNNNNNNNNNNNNNNNNNNNNNNNNNNNNNNNNNNNNNNNNNNNNNNNNNNNNNNNNNNNNNNNNNNNNNNNNNNNNNNNNNNNNNNNNNNNNNNNNNNNNNNNNNNNNNNNNNNNNNNNNNNNNNNNNNNNNNNNNNNNNNNNNNNNNNNNNNNNNNNNNNNNNNNNNNNNNNNNNNNNNNNNNNNNNNNNNNNNNNNNNNNNNNNNNNNNNNNNNNNNNNNNNNNNNNNNNNNNNNNNNNNNNNNNNNNNNNNNNNNNNNNNNNNNNNNNNNNNNNNNNNNNNNNNNNNNNNNNNNNNNNNNNNNNNNNNNNNNNNNNNNNNNNNNNNNNNNNNNNNNNNNNNNNNNNNNNNNNNNNNNNNNNNNNNNNNNNNNNNNNNNNNNNNNNNNNNNNNNNNNNNNNNNNNNNNNNNNNNNNNNNNNNNNNNNNNNNNNNNNNNNNNNNNNNNNNNNNNNNNNNNNNNNNNNNNNNNNNNNNNNNNNNNNNNNNNNNNNNNNNNNNNNNNNNNNNNNNNNNNNNNNNNNNNNNNNNNNNNNNNNNNNNNNNNNNNNNNNNNNNNNNNNNNNNNNNNNNNNNNNNNNNNNNNNNNNNNNNNNNNNNNNNNNNNNNNNNNNNNNNNNNNNNNNNNNNNNNNNNNNNNNNNNNNNNNNNNNNNNNNNNNNNNNNNNNNNNNNNNNNNNNNNNNNNNNNNNNNNNNNNNNNNNNNNNNNNNNNNNNNNNNNNNNNNNNNNNNNNNNNNNNNNNNNNNNNNNNNNNNNNNNNNNNNNNNNNNNNNNNNNNNNNNNNNNNNNNNNNNNNNNNNNNNNNNNNNNNNNNNNNNNNNNNNNNNNNNNNNNNNNNNNNNNNNNNNNNNNNNNNNNNNNNNNNNNNNNNNNNNNNNNNNNNNNNNNNNNNNNNNNNNNNNNNNNNNNNNNNNNNNNNNNNNNNNNNNNNNNNNNNNNNNNNNNNNNNNNNNNNNNNNNNNNNNNNNNNNNNNNNNNNNNNNNNNNNNNNNNNNNNNNNNNNNNNNNNNNNNNNNNNNNNNNNNNNNNNNNNNNNNNNNNNNNNNNNNNNNNNNNNNNNNNNNNNNNNNNNNNNNNNNNNNNNNNNNNNNNNNNNNNNNNNNNNNNNNNNNNNNNNNNNNNNNNNNNNNNNNNNNNNNNNNNNNNNNNNNNNNNNNNNNNNNNNNNNNNNNNNNNNNNNNNNNNNNNNNNNNNNNNNNNNNNNNNNNNNNNNNNNNNNNNNNNNNNNNNNNNNNNNNNNNNNNNNNNNNNNNNNNNNNNNNNNNNNNNNNNNNNNNNNNNNNNNNNNNNNNNNNNNNNNNNNNNNNNNNNNNNNNNNNNNNNNNNNNNNNNNNNNNNNNNNNNNNNNNNNNNNNNNNNNNNNNNNNNNNNNNNNNNNNNNNNNNNNNNNNNNNNNNNNNNNNNNNNNNNNNNNNNNNNNNNNNNNNNNNNNNNNNNNNNNNNNNNNNNNNNNNNNNNNNNNNNNNNNNNNNNNNNNNNNNNNNNNNNNNNNNNNNNNNNNNNNNNNNNNNNNNNNNNNNNNNNNNNNNNNNNNNNNNNNNNNNNNNNNNNNNNNNNNNNNNNNNNNNNNNNNNNNNNNNNNNNNNNNNNNNNNNNNNNNNNNNNNNNNNNNNNNNNNNNNNNNNNNNNNNNNNNNNNNNNNNNNNNNNNNNNNNNNNNNNNNNNNNNNNNNNNNNNNNNNNNNNNNNNNNNNNNNNNNNNNNNNNNNNNNNNNNNNNNNNNNNNNNNNNNNNNNNNNNNNNNNNNNNNNNNNNNNNNNNNNNNNNNNNNNNNNNNNNNNNNNNNNNNNNNNNNNNNNNNNNNNNNNNNNNNNNNNNNNNNNNNNNNNNNNNNNNNNNNNNNNNNNNNNNNNNNNNNNNNNNNNNNNNNNNNNNNNNNNNNNNNNNNNNNNNNNNNNNNNNNNNNNNNNNNNNNNNNNNNNNNNNNNNNNNNNNNNNNNNNNNNNNNNNNNNNNNNNNNNNNNNNNNNNNNNNNNNNNNNNNNNNNNNNNNNNNNNNNNNNNNNNNNNNNNNNNNNNNNNNNNNNNNNNNNNNNNNNNNNNNNNNNNNNNNNNNNNNNNNNNNNNNNNNNNNNNNNNNNNNNNNNNNNNNNNNNNNNNNNNNNNNNNCTTTACTGATAGTAAGTTTGATGTGAATTCTGGCATGTAGAATGCTCTAGTATGTTTATTAAATAGTTTTAAGTTCCCTATTCCTCTAATAGGAATTTTATCTCCATTTGCAATCATCAAATGTCCATTAGCAGGTTCAATATCTTTAATCAAACTAGTGTCACTAATCATATGATGAGATGCACCAGAATCAACTACTAATGGTTTAGTCATGTTATTAGCCATAAGACACAGTGTACTAGATGACTTGAGAGAGTGATCAGTCCTAGCAAGACTAGCNNNNNNNNNNNNNNNNNNNNNNNNNNNNNNNNNNNNNNNNNNNNNNNNNNNNNNNNNNNNNNNNNNNNNNNNNNNNNNNNNNNNNNNNNNNNNNNNNNNNGAGGAGGCGGTGCGAAGGAGTTATAGGGATATTTTTGGTTTTTTTTTGTTAGATTTAGATTTTAAACCCGGTTTAGTTTTGGGTACATTATAGTGCTTTTTGCATATTTCTAGTCTGGTTACAATTACTAAAAATTCTATTTTTTAATTTTCTTTTTTTACAATATTTTCCAATTCTATATCCCATAAAAAAACAAAATTAGTAATTCAAACCGAAAAATGTGTCAATATAGAAAATATTAGCTATTCAGTATTACCTAGAATATAAACGTCATAGCACAAGTAAAACGCGGTATTATAATATTCAATGGCACAAAAAAATTGCTATTAAATGTTGAAAATCCAAAAAAAAACTGAGTTACAAAAATGTATTCTATGACAAAAAAACAAATGTCATAACAAAATATTTTATGGCACACGAAAAATGCCACGTAAAATATTTAAATAGCAAAAAGAAATCGCTATAAATAGGTATAATATAACACAGGACCAACGCTATAATATATGTATATTGTTACAGCACGCGAAAAACGCTACGCTAGGGGGGATCTATTATAGCTGCGGCTGTCACGGCGTTCTTCGAAACGCTATGAAAACGATATGATAGCGTTTATCGGGTGCTATTAATACCGATATTTCTTGTAGTGAGCCTTATTGGCTTCAGGTAATGGAGTTGATCAAGGAGGTCTCATCTCACTGTTCCTCATGAGAAACTCATTATTAGCCTCAGCTAATAATAGGCATGAGATCAGATCAGTATAGGCGGTGAACCCTTTCTTTATGTATTGTTGTTGCAGCAACACGTTGCTAGAATGGAATGTGGAGAAAGTCTTTTCCAACAAATCCTTCTCTGTTACAGTCTCACCACAAAGTCTCATCTTGGAGATAATTTTGAATAGAGATGAGTTATATTCATCCACGGTTTTGAAATCTTGGATTCTCAGATGTTTCCAATCATATGTAGCCTTTGGTAGTAACACTGTTTTCTGGTAATCATATCTCCGCTGTAAAGCGGTCCAAAGTTCTAGAGGATTCTCAATAGTGAGATACTGATCTTTTAGACCCTCAGTGAGATGATGGCTGATAATACTTATTGCCATGTATAAATTTTTTTCATTCTCTTTATTCTCCTCGATGATAGTATCACACGGCTATGGGGATGATATGCAATGAGGCCACACGGCCTAGGTGATATATGATGCATAGCAAACTTAGGATTTAGATGATCTATATGCAGCAAGATTATTATGCACTAAGGCCACACAGCCATACTATCAAGACACAAACAAGGCCACACGGCCACGGTGAAATTACTAGCATACGAATTCACTAAGGGTTATATAGCAATTTAGCTTTCAATCCAAGGCAATGAATCGGAATTAGGGTTTATGCAGATTTAGGGTTTCAGAAACAAGTCTGGTCAACTTAGGGTTTAGGCTTTCAGATTAGGGTTTAAAAACAATTAATCTAGCCACTGATCCTAAACTTCAAATTAATTTAGAAATCTAGCAATTAAATTTAGCAGTATTTTAAGGTTTCATATTCGATATTAGGGTTTTTAGAAAACGGGTTATGAGATCAATCAAACTATCAACCTAACTCTCAATCAACAAGATCAATCAAAACAAATAAGAATCAAACATGCTTCAATTCGGATTTATAACATGCTATTTAGGGTAAAACGAATTTAGGGTTTTCAGAAAACAGAAACATATCAGAAGGTAAAATATTCTAGCAACATAAACCTCAAAACATTAAAAGATTTAATCAAACAAGAACAATCATCAAAACGGATTCACATTAGGGACCATATAAAGGAACCATATGCTTAAATATCCCTTGATTTGATTTCTAGCAATTTTAGGATTTACGTTTTCTGGGTTTTGATTTAATCATAGATCAAGGGATATTTAAGCACACTATATGATCATTAGATCATAGGGTTTTGAGATTCAAAACCGATTAGGGTTTTGAGTTTAATTGATCAATAGATCAATCTCGATTTAGGGTTTGGGGATTAAACTTTTAGAGCTTTGATTTACTCATTAGGGTTTGATCTATTATCCTATGGCTTTTATCATAAAGATTAGGTTTTATGGTTTCATTCTTTATCAATCAACCCAATTCGATTCATATGTTCTTAGAATTCGAATTACCTTTAGCTTAGTTGATTGTTGAAACCGGACCACCAAAGAATGAACCTCGAGCTGGACAGTAACGGGATGCGAGCTGGCCTGGACGCGAGCTGGCCTGGAACGGATTGAGGCTGAGATCGCGAGCGGCTGATCGTTGAACGGGAGCTGTTGCTGTCGGTTCGCGAGCGGCTCTGATGCGAACGGGACGCTTGCTGTCTGGAACGCGAGCTGTCCTGGATCAAGAGCTGAGGCTGAGTTCGTATGAGCTGAGATCGTTTGAAGCTGAGACGGGAACGCGGGGTTTCTGATCGGGAACGCGTAGGATCGGGATGCAATCGGGATTAGGGTGTTCACCGGGTAGGATCGATTTTTGGTTTTAGCTTTAGGGTTTTAGAGGTTATCGTGCTGATAACATGTTATAAAACTAAGGGGAATAGTTTGTATATTTATTCATAAAAAATATGGTTCCTTTATATAAGGATTACAAGATATAGAAATATGGAAAGTATCCAAAACCTAAACCAACTAGGATTAGGAAAACTAATAAGACAAAAGAAAAGAAAAACATCACAAAGACTTAGCCGTCTATGTGTATGGGCCGAGTATGGTTTTGGAAGATGCTATGGTAATCTTATGTGTGGACCAATTATTAATTTAAGAAAACCCTTTGACAGAAAAAAAGTAAAGAGGATATTGATGATGTTCGTTTACGTGTCGCGCGACCTACGACCTGCGACATACGACCTGCGACTGATCGCAGGTCGCAAGTTGTTGTTCGTTTTGATATCGCGTAACATGCGACCTGCGATTGGTCGCATGTCGCAAGTCGCAGATTGTTGTTCGTTTTGATGTTGCGCGACTGATCGCGCGACCAGTCGCGGGTTCCCATTCAAGTCGCCCGAAAAAACAGCGACTAAAAATTAAGAAAATTTTGATCGCGCGACTGGTCGCAGGTCGCAGATCGCAGGTCGCGCGACACGTAAACGAACATATTTTATATATATAAATAAAATGATCAAATATATAAAAGAAACCATCGATAATATATACAAATAAACTCACTATGCGCAAGGCACAAGTACTTTTGAATCATTTAAAATTGTCAAGATAACAAAAACAAATCCACCACCTGCGCACTAATACAAGTACTTAATTACGACAATAGTGTAATAATTAGTGTTCTTAGAGAAAATCCTAAATATTTGTAAGAAAATTAATAATTCGATATATATCTTCAAGGACTTATCAATGTTTGGCCGACAAACCCCATATTCGATTACGATAAAGAATAATAAATCTTTAAAACCATTGATAAAGGCTCTTCTTGTTAATTATATAAACTTCAAACTGTAGTAAATTATTTGGTCCTTTTGCATAAATAAACTTACGTAGAAGATAAATTTTACAATACGTAGCATAAACACACACAGGACTGGGAATTTTGATTTGTAGAAAGGAGAAAGAAAAATAAACTGATTATCATTTGAATCAGTCGACGGGAAGCTTATAAAGCCTACGGTATTTAAAGTCCTTGCAGATAATAGACTTGAACATAGAAGGATTATCGCCGGTAATGAGCTCAGGCAATGGTCGGATGACGACATCAGGATTAGCATCGACAAAAACCGGCCACGACATCCTCTGCTTTTCTTTATCCACCGTCACTCTATGCAACACATTCTTGTACTTCCCGTTGCTCAGCCTCTGCAAGATCCACCAAAAACTAGTAATATAATCTACTGATGTTTCATAATATATCCACAGTAAAATAAATCATGGTTTGTTTTTTTTTTTTGCAAAAAAAATTCTATTGAATGCGAGAGTTTACAAAACATACAACACTTTGCTAGCTTATTCTTAGCTTCCAGAGTAATAACCGAAACAGAAGAGACAAACACAGAAGTAAAAAGAGCCCAAAAACCGCTTAGAATGAGCTAAACCAAGCGCCTCAAGGTGCGGACATGAACTGAGACAAGATAGTGAGCTAAGGTACCCGCTCATACCACCTAGCACTAAGCCAATCCTTGAGAGGACAGAAGAAGCTACCAACGCACAGAGACCAAGCAACCGAAGACCAAAGACCCGATCAACCTCTAAATGGCTCAAACCCCTTTGGTTTAAATAAGAACAGCAAACCCACATTACGCAACAAAGTTTTCTTGAGGAGAATACCCGGACAGTCAACATAACTGCTCGGGAGGAGAATGCACAAGGATATAGTGATGCAAAGTGTAAACCTGAGGAGGATCTGTTGGTGGCGAGAGAAGAAGCACAGGCCGCAATCACTAATTTGAACCTATCAGAGCGGCAAGGGAAAGAAGCACAGACACTGACTAGGTCACTAACTAGGACCCAAGGCAGCACAACCGAGAATCATCCAAAGCAAGAACCGAGGAGCAACAATGTCAGATAAGCCGGAGAGAGACAAGGGAAGCCTTTGACAGAAACAGAACACATCGACAAGGAAAGAGGCACAGACCATCCCGACGGCAAGGGAAGAGCACAGATCAGGCTTGCTTTGTGGGAGACTGACTACAGAAACACTCATCTCAACCAAACTTTCAGAACCAGGACCAACTCAGAGAACACGAGTACACCAACAACAGAGGAGGAACATAGAAAAATATGAAGGCACAGAAAAAGACAGAGACTTGCGCAAGAGGAACGAAATTAAACCAAGGAGAAGGCCAGCAATACCGCTGAAATAGGAGAGAAGCTCTACCACCATGTAGAAACTTGGAAATGGAGAAACCTCCTACGCCTGAACTACGAGGGAGAGCGCGAACGCTGGCTGGAAACAGTGACGGTCGGAGATGGAAGCTTTTACCGATGTCAAGCTCTACCGGAGAAGACAGTACCACCGTGATTCAGAGCCAAGAACACAGTCGACATTACGACACAAGAGAGAAGAGGGGAAGAGGACATATGGCGAAGACGCAGAAGCCCATCTCCTCCCACGCAGAATCGATGACGGTGGCTACTAGGGTTTGTAGATGAGGAAGAGAGACACTAGAGAGAGTTTCTAAACAAAAAAAAGAACAAAAACATACCAGTATCTGATCACCGATGGTGACTGTTACGGAAGAGGGAACGTACTGGACATCGAACCAGTGGCCTTCATGGAAAACCTGAAGACCTGGAACTTCATTGGTGACGATGAGTGCGAGTGCGACGATGTCAGTGTGCTCCGGTAGTCCCAAGGTCGCATCCGGTTGTGGATTAGGCGGGAAGTTGTTGATTCTCAGTACATACTCCGACTTTTCGCCACCCAGACCTTCCTTTAACGCCTCATGCCGTAGCCCTAATCCTTCTGATAAAAAACCCAAAAGCCTCTCCGCTAGCTTCTTCGTCTCCTTTGTGTACTCCTCAATCACCTCCCTATAAAAACACCCATGCCCCCGCCCAAAAACAAAATATTGGGATATTTTGATGAGTGGTTCATTCTAGTGCCATATTTCATAACAACCGTTTGCATCCTAAAGATTCGTCGTACCTATACTGCGGAGGGTTTCTCGGCCAGTATTTGTAGTTGATACATGACTGTGGCAAGATTCTGTGGAAAAGATTATCGGCCCAAACCTCTCCTTCTGTATACTTGAGATTCCTCGTGTAACCTTCGAAGTCTTGGGAATCATCTGGTTTCGCTACGGCTTTCTTCTCCGTCTCCGGTAGCTCGAAGAACTGTGTACCAACCTCCTTCAACCTCCGTATCAGATCCATCGAGATCCCATGATTCACCACGTGAAAGACCCCCCACTCTTGGCTCGCCTTCACCACCGCACGTGACACTAGCTCTTCGTCCGGGTTGCTTAGATCAACGATAGGGATCGTCTCGGACGGTGGAGATGTGGGCTGGTATCTCTTGACTTCCATGATCGTAGATGGAGACGATGGCGAAGGTGGACGGTTAGAGGTTTGGTTTAAATAGTGAAATGTTGTGGTGTGGACCGTGGTGGCAAAGGCCTTTACCATATTTTTTTAACTTTGTTGTCGATGTTTATTATTCATTGCATCTGAGCAACGTATGAGAATTGTTTTCTCTTTACTGCATAGCGTCAGTAAAATAATTAGCAAAACTAATTTATGGCGATCTAGTAGTTTATGCCATTTCAGTTATGATTAACAACCGTAAATGTTTTTAAAGACAATAATATTTTTTTTATAGAACTACAGTAGATATTCTCTCGTACTTATGCATAAATACAAAATATTAATATAATGGGATGATGTACCGTTTTGATTTGTTTATAAATTTTATTATTTTGTAATATATAAGTATGCAACATAAATAAAAAGGTGTGTAAATTATACCATGGTATTATGTTAATTAAATGTGTCTTGTCATGTATAATAATTTGGATCAGTTCAATTATTATGTTGGTTATGTTTGGTTACCTCTATTCTCTCTAATTGAATCACAATTTATTATTATTCTAATTTGATTAAAATGTGATTAGTTTTAAGTTCATTTAGTTTGATTCATCCTATTATATTTATAGATATATGAGTGTCACATATAAAAAAAACTAATTTCTCGAAAAATATTATAAAAATATAATTTTATTCAAATAAAAGAAATCTATTGTACAAATAGCTATGACAATTCTTTTATAGTCTTTGACAAGAACAAGACAAAAATATATCACAGCAGCGTACATATACTATTTTTCGATCACTAATCATCGGTAATAAAAATTGGTTGGATTTATAAGAGTGAGTAAATATTTTACTTTAGTTTATAGTTAGTTTTGTTAATTTCACACAAGTTCTTATTCTGTATTTTTACAGCGATAACAACAGCCTTTTTTAAGCAACACTTTCACAACGTCCACGAACAATTTTCCGTGTTAGATTTAACTTGGGTTAAAAGCAAGTCTACAAAAAGGTTGAATAGTCCCTATCGCACCAACCCCCAATGGTGTTTGTATATAAAATAACCAAAACCACATAAGTCAACCACCACCTACCTACCAATCTATTAACTTATGCACGTGTTGAAAAACGAAAACAAACTCTGCTAGTTTGTGTCCTCCTTACGCGAGAATAATTATGAAAAGCTCTTTTTCATTTCTTTTTTTTATTCTCTTTAAACTTGTTTACGAGGAAACTTGAACACGATAGCAACATTAGTTTGTGTGGTCGTATTCCGAACAATTGAACAGAACAAATCCATTTGAATGCACAAAGCAAAAATAATTCAGGAGAATACACGGGAAAAGGGCATTTTTACGCCCCAACAATTTGCGTTGTACCTTTTTAGACCCAAACAAAACATAAGTGCGAAATCATTCCTGAACTGAGATTTTTTAAAAAAAATTCGACCCAAACTTGACTCTGTAACATAAAATCCTACCTTGACTAACTTATCGTTAGTCAACCGTTAAACCATGCTTAGTCGGATAAAGAAAAAGTACCGATTTCAACCCGTACAATTTCGGTCATGCCATTTTAGACCTAAACAATAACTAAGTGTGATTTCATACCCAAACTGAACAATAATTTAAATTGCATACCCGAACTGAACGATAGTTTGAATTTCATATAAAAACTACTCTTAGTTTAACTAATGTTTGGTTAGTTAACCGTCATTTTTGAGCGAGTCAGTGTCTAGGCAGAGATGACGTGTTGAGAAAGAGTTAAAACGATGTCATTTTAGCTAAAATAATAAAATTCTGTCACTTGGAGGGCCGAACCCACGACATGCAAGTGAATTAAACGAACACTTTGCCATCAAGTCGGTAACTTTTGCCATATTTACATATATACTAACTTATATCTTTGTCATGTTCGCCAATCCGCACTCTTTCATGTTACACCATTGTTTTTCTTCTTCTCGATACTAGGTTTGCTCACGGATTTGTCGTGGATCGATCCCTGATTAAATGGATTCGATTTCTTGGGCTTGATAATGCCTCGGTTCATGCTAATTCTTTTTTAGACGAAGAAACTAATCTCCACTCTTGTCTACGTGTTGTAGCCGGAGCTGCTCTTTTTGGCTCCTAACATTACCTTCTAATGCGATTTTAAAATGCTCATTACTATCAAAAATAGAACTTCCTAAAGTCCAAAGACCGAAACTTCTGAAATTGGCAACTGAGAGAGATAGCAAGAGGAAGAAGAAGCTAGTGATTTCTTTACTTGTGGTACCTATATAATTTAGTATATATGTAGATTTTACAAAACTTGTCTAGTACAGTGGTTTAATGCTCAGTTTAGTGCTTCTCTAGGTGTGTTTTCGAATCTTAGTGAGTGTTTTTTAATTAGTTTAGTTAATACGACGTCGGTTGACTAACCAAACGTTAGTAAAGTAATTTTTTATGTTAATATTAAAGTTTGGGTATGAAATTCAAATTATTGTTCAGTTTGGGTATGAAAATCACACTCACTCATTGTCCAGGTCTGAAAAGGCATGACCGAAATTGTATGGGTTGAAATCGGCACTTTTTCTTTATCCAACTAAGCATGGTTTAACGGTTGACTAACGATGTAAGATTTCATGTTACGGAGTCAAGTTTGGATCGAAATTTTTTAAAAAATCTCAGTTCATAAATGATTTCGCACTTATGTTTTGTTTGGGTCTAAAAAGACACGACGTAAATTGTTGGGGTCTAAAAATGTCATTTTCCCGAGAATACACCATAAAGGCTACTTCATCATACAAAACTCTCAAGCTACCGATGTATAAAACAAAAACAAGAACAAGAACGCTCTAGATCCTTCCGAGGACCCTCTCAGCCGCAGAAATGGTAAACTGTATATCCTCAGGAGTGTGAGCCAAGCTGGTAAACCCAGCCTCGAACTGAGACGGTGCAAAGTAAACACCTTCTTCCAACATTCCTCTGAAAAACCTACCAAACTTCTCCGTGTCGCTCTTCTTCGCGTCAGCAAAGTTGTAAACCGGTCCTTCTGCGAAAAAGAAACCGAACATACCACTTATGTAACCGCCGCACATTGGATGTCCTGTTTTCTTCCCTGCTTCCAAGATTCCATTGGTTAGCTCCTTGGTGATCTTGTCTAAGTACTCGTATGTCCCTGGCTGCTTAAGCCGCTTCAGCGTGTGGATACCTGCGGTCATTGCCAACGGGTTACCACTTAGTGTCCCAGCTTGGTACATTGGTCCTGCAGGAGCAACCTGCAACAAAAAAAAAACAGAAAATATTAAATCCTACAATGCTTAAAAAATAAATTAAAAAAATTAATCAGACCTAAATGGATACCCTTTTATTTAAAGGGTGTGCCCGTAAAGTAAACCGGCCTAAAAGGGCT
The DNA window shown above is from Brassica oleracea var. oleracea cultivar TO1000 chromosome C3, BOL, whole genome shotgun sequence and carries:
- the LOC106328324 gene encoding putative inactive flavonol synthase 2; the encoded protein is MVKAFATTVHTTTFHYLNQTSNRPPSPSSPSTIMEVKRYQPTSPPSETIPIVDLSNPDEELVSRAVVKASQEWGVFHVVNHGISMDLIRRLKEVGTQFFELPETEKKAVAKPDDSQDFEGYTRNLKYTEGEVWADNLFHRILPQSCINYKYWPRNPPQYREVIEEYTKETKKLAERLLGFLSEGLGLRHEALKEGLGGEKSEYVLRINNFPPNPQPDATLGLPEHTDIVALALIVTNEVPGLQVFHEGHWFDVQYVPSSVTVTIGDQILRLSNGKYKNVLHRVTVDKEKQRMSWPVFVDANPDVVIRPLPELITGDNPSMFKSIICKDFKYRRLYKLPVD